The following are encoded in a window of Limibacter armeniacum genomic DNA:
- a CDS encoding IS4 family transposase: MLTANILEILCGFQIVKGKPSKQVLAKLITALVEDENVQFHQIAKNLPSKAQKASRTKQVKRFMSGAVFNYQALMAWLFSCLPSGKITLCIDRTNWQSRKQAVNILAVTAYSHGVGFPLAFRLLDKKGNSHQQERIDLLKEVLQIVPPERIGKVIADREFIGKKWLRFMTMQGIVFCVRIPSHHKISIDGVEKTGEVWSKEGFRCTDRRATIYGMDLTLSMQMTKDKNGRKDYLIVVSNLMKSGLLSSYRKRWSIEVFFQSLKGRGFNLEATHLTKLDRLERLFAVVCMAFAVCHLFGVAFHEKVQNIKVKNHGYRENSYFRKGKDLLQEHFCTRPRQVGNEIKGLWKKFWRGISSKTPSEKLVFSWL, from the coding sequence ATGTTGACTGCAAATATACTTGAAATCCTCTGCGGTTTCCAAATCGTCAAAGGCAAACCAAGCAAACAGGTACTAGCCAAGCTAATTACGGCCTTGGTGGAAGATGAAAATGTGCAATTTCATCAGATAGCCAAAAACTTGCCATCCAAGGCGCAAAAAGCTTCTCGGACCAAGCAAGTCAAACGCTTTATGTCAGGAGCTGTGTTCAATTATCAGGCCCTGATGGCATGGTTGTTTTCCTGCCTGCCATCCGGAAAGATCACCCTCTGCATTGACCGAACCAACTGGCAGTCCAGAAAGCAGGCAGTGAATATTCTGGCCGTGACAGCCTACAGTCATGGCGTGGGTTTCCCACTGGCTTTTCGGCTACTGGACAAAAAAGGAAACAGCCACCAGCAGGAGCGTATTGATTTGCTGAAGGAAGTGCTTCAGATTGTACCTCCCGAGCGGATCGGGAAAGTGATTGCAGACCGGGAGTTTATCGGCAAAAAGTGGCTTCGGTTTATGACCATGCAAGGGATTGTCTTCTGCGTTCGGATTCCATCACACCACAAAATCAGCATCGATGGTGTGGAGAAAACAGGAGAGGTATGGAGCAAAGAAGGCTTTCGCTGTACTGACCGAAGAGCGACGATCTATGGAATGGACCTGACCCTTTCCATGCAGATGACCAAGGATAAAAACGGGCGAAAGGACTACCTGATCGTAGTCTCAAACCTGATGAAAAGCGGCTTGCTGTCAAGCTATAGAAAACGGTGGAGCATCGAGGTGTTCTTCCAGTCGCTCAAAGGGCGGGGATTCAACCTGGAAGCCACTCACCTGACCAAATTGGATCGGCTTGAAAGACTTTTTGCTGTGGTGTGTATGGCCTTTGCTGTTTGTCACTTATTTGGCGTGGCTTTCCATGAAAAAGTACAAAACATAAAAGTAAAGAACCACGGTTACAGGGAGAACAGCTATTTCAGAAAGGGAAAAGATCTGTTGCAGGAGCATTTCTGTACGAGACCCCGCCAAGTAGGTAATGAGATCAAAGGACTTTGGAAGAAGTTTTGGAGGGGAATTAGTTCCAAAACACCATCTGAAAAACTGGTTTTTAGTTGGTTATAA
- a CDS encoding IS4 family transposase: MLTANILEILCGFQIVKGKPSKQVLAKLITALVEDENVQFHQIAKNLPSKAQKASRTKQVKRFMSGAVFNYQALMAWLFSCLPSGKITLCIDRTNWQSRKQAVNILAVTAYSHGVGFPLAFRLLDKKGNSHQQERIDLLKEVLQIVPPERIGKVIADREFIGKKWLRFMTMQGIVFCVRIPSHHKISIDGVEKTGEVWSKEGFRCTDRRATIYGMDLTLSMQMTKDKNGRKDYLIVVSNLMKRGLLSSYRKRWSIEVFFQSLKGRGFNLEATHLTKLDRLERLFAVVCMAFAVCHLFGVAFHEKVQNIKVKNHGYRENSYFRKGKDLLQEHFCTRSRQVGNEIKGLWKKFWRGISPKTPSEKLVFSWL; the protein is encoded by the coding sequence ATGTTGACTGCAAATATACTTGAAATCCTCTGCGGTTTCCAAATCGTCAAAGGCAAACCAAGCAAACAGGTACTAGCCAAGCTAATTACGGCCTTGGTGGAAGATGAAAATGTGCAATTTCATCAGATAGCCAAAAACTTGCCATCCAAGGCGCAAAAAGCTTCTCGGACCAAGCAAGTCAAACGCTTTATGTCAGGAGCTGTGTTCAATTATCAGGCCCTGATGGCATGGTTGTTTTCCTGCCTGCCATCCGGAAAGATCACCCTCTGCATTGACCGAACCAACTGGCAGTCCAGAAAGCAGGCAGTGAATATTCTGGCCGTGACAGCCTACAGTCATGGCGTGGGTTTCCCACTGGCTTTTCGGCTACTGGACAAAAAAGGAAACAGCCACCAGCAGGAGCGTATTGATTTGCTGAAGGAAGTGCTTCAGATTGTACCTCCCGAGCGGATCGGGAAAGTGATTGCAGACCGGGAGTTTATCGGCAAAAAGTGGCTTCGGTTTATGACCATGCAAGGGATTGTCTTCTGCGTTCGGATTCCATCACACCACAAAATCAGCATCGATGGTGTGGAGAAAACAGGAGAGGTATGGAGCAAAGAAGGCTTTCGCTGTACTGACCGAAGAGCGACGATCTATGGAATGGACCTGACTCTTTCCATGCAGATGACCAAGGATAAAAACGGGCGAAAGGACTACCTGATCGTAGTCTCAAACCTGATGAAAAGAGGCTTGCTGTCAAGCTATAGAAAACGGTGGAGCATCGAGGTGTTCTTCCAGTCGCTCAAAGGGCGGGGATTCAACCTGGAAGCCACTCACCTGACCAAATTGGATCGGCTTGAAAGACTTTTTGCTGTGGTGTGTATGGCCTTTGCTGTTTGTCACTTATTTGGCGTGGCTTTCCATGAAAAAGTACAAAACATAAAAGTAAAGAACCACGGTTACAGGGAGAACAGCTATTTCAGAAAGGGAAAAGATCTGTTGCAGGAACATTTCTGTACGAGATCCCGCCAAGTAGGTAATGAGATCAAAGGACTTTGGAAGAAGTTTTGGAGGGGAATTAGTCCCAAAACACCATCTGAAAAACTGGTTTTTAGTTGGTTATAA
- a CDS encoding DUF695 domain-containing protein gives MGFFDRILKRKQKVQVSTYAEFWEWFTENEASFFEVVKSRNDIEKNFLDHIFPLLGQLNEGFYLQTGMCNDDTAELVITSDGNFKVMPYVEELVACAPKLPNWRITAHKPIGGHTMSINMADHNFNDKTFSFCINEHAAYPDKIDISLVYQHFNKEEAPLISNGAYIYLDSYLGELNSLTMIDAINVIGPDDTQKELIDIKKLSDYLNWREKEFVEKYDSMRHDTENDQYVALELKTPKGLPIIAVMNQTLLQWDAKASHPWMAVLDIRYDGSSQNGMPDEVTYQAMDEFEDILVEELKDLDGYLCLGRETGDNQRTIFFACKDFRKPVKVIDQLKLRYANMEMEVDVFKDKYWEFLNRYINVFN, from the coding sequence ATGGGATTTTTTGACAGGATATTGAAGAGAAAACAGAAAGTACAGGTCAGTACATACGCTGAATTTTGGGAGTGGTTTACCGAAAATGAGGCAAGCTTTTTTGAGGTGGTAAAAAGTAGGAATGATATAGAGAAAAACTTTCTTGACCATATTTTTCCTTTACTGGGACAATTGAATGAAGGCTTCTATCTTCAGACAGGTATGTGTAATGATGATACTGCTGAGCTGGTGATTACGTCTGATGGTAACTTCAAAGTAATGCCTTATGTGGAAGAGCTAGTGGCTTGTGCACCCAAGCTTCCAAACTGGAGAATTACGGCTCATAAACCTATTGGGGGGCATACCATGTCCATCAATATGGCAGATCACAACTTCAATGACAAAACCTTTAGCTTTTGTATTAATGAACATGCGGCTTATCCTGATAAGATAGATATCTCACTGGTTTATCAACATTTCAATAAGGAGGAAGCACCGCTAATTTCCAATGGTGCTTATATCTATCTTGATAGCTATCTAGGAGAACTGAATTCCTTGACCATGATAGATGCCATTAATGTGATTGGACCGGATGATACCCAAAAGGAGTTGATTGATATCAAAAAACTGTCAGATTACCTGAATTGGAGAGAAAAGGAATTTGTGGAGAAGTACGACAGCATGCGCCATGATACAGAAAATGATCAATATGTGGCTTTGGAGCTGAAAACACCGAAAGGACTGCCTATTATAGCCGTAATGAATCAGACATTGTTGCAGTGGGATGCTAAAGCTTCTCACCCTTGGATGGCCGTTTTGGATATCAGGTATGATGGTTCCTCTCAAAATGGCATGCCTGATGAAGTTACTTATCAGGCAATGGATGAGTTTGAGGATATCTTGGTGGAAGAGCTAAAGGATCTGGATGGATACCTGTGTTTGGGTAGGGAAACTGGCGACAACCAAAGGACTATTTTCTTTGCTTGTAAAGACTTCCGTAAACCTGTAAAGGTAATTGACCAGTTAAAACTTCGATATGCTAATATGGAGATGGAAGTCGATGTGTTTAAGGATAAGTATTGGGAGTTTTTGAATAGGTATATCAATGTGTTTAATTGA